A region from the Geitlerinema sp. PCC 9228 genome encodes:
- a CDS encoding energy transducer TonB, producing MNQASSYNPSNSQIRYVIPSKPNRQSTWLAVVLSVGMHGLFFATILPNLEFADSEEASLEPPPSVDMVELSPQQQQRLPDFSANLPDFSSSPTPQTSGSSRLFPPLPPLPSPDTSPLPQTEYTPPQTFNYATGNNNRSTPVPQPTQVPAPSATSDTSTSGETEVSPTPEATQEGSSPPPSPVFTSPAHKIAAGPMPPDTLASPPPATPESSPSPAASAGSSQSPTPSILNEDLNAEDISPERREQLQALLEDARQERLGEQRSQSTAQRGEAMADSLEAYLDWMESLRSNYPQVEDTSAKTVTDFYPAAACESQLQGKAVVGVLVGSGGEFLEGPVLLNSSESDILDRAAVNYVKEQNFSSPDAPQAYWVAFDFQYAEKQCTEIN from the coding sequence ATGAACCAGGCTTCTTCCTACAATCCATCCAATAGCCAAATTCGCTATGTCATCCCTTCCAAACCCAACCGCCAATCCACGTGGCTGGCTGTGGTGTTGTCGGTAGGGATGCACGGATTGTTTTTTGCTACCATTTTGCCGAATTTGGAGTTTGCCGATTCTGAAGAAGCGAGCCTAGAACCACCGCCTTCTGTTGACATGGTGGAACTTTCGCCGCAACAACAACAGCGTTTGCCGGATTTTTCCGCGAATTTGCCGGATTTTTCTAGCTCTCCTACCCCGCAAACCTCTGGTTCTTCCCGTTTGTTTCCTCCCCTGCCGCCTTTGCCTTCTCCCGATACCTCGCCGCTACCGCAAACCGAGTACACGCCACCGCAGACGTTTAATTATGCCACCGGGAACAACAATCGCTCTACACCGGTTCCCCAGCCAACGCAAGTGCCTGCACCTTCTGCCACTTCCGATACTTCTACATCCGGAGAAACGGAGGTTTCCCCTACACCAGAGGCAACCCAGGAAGGGTCTTCGCCGCCACCATCGCCTGTTTTTACTTCTCCTGCCCATAAAATTGCCGCAGGTCCAATGCCGCCGGATACTCTGGCATCGCCGCCGCCAGCTACGCCGGAATCTTCCCCTTCACCAGCAGCATCCGCTGGTAGTTCCCAAAGCCCCACTCCTTCCATTTTGAATGAAGACCTTAATGCCGAAGATATTTCCCCGGAACGTCGGGAACAGTTGCAGGCGTTGTTGGAAGATGCGCGTCAGGAACGTTTGGGCGAGCAGCGATCGCAATCGACTGCCCAACGGGGAGAAGCCATGGCGGATTCGCTAGAGGCTTATCTCGATTGGATGGAAAGCTTGCGTTCCAATTATCCCCAAGTCGAAGATACATCAGCGAAGACGGTGACAGATTTTTATCCGGCAGCGGCTTGCGAATCGCAACTGCAAGGAAAAGCGGTTGTGGGTGTTTTGGTCGGTTCTGGGGGAGAATTTTTAGAAGGACCGGTGTTGTTGAATTCTTCTGAGTCAGATATTCTCGATCGAGCGGCTGTGAACTATGTGAAAGAGCAAAATTTCTCCTCACCAGATGCCCCTCAAGCCTATTGGGTTGCGTTTGATTTTCAATACGCCGAGAAACAATGTACGGAAATAAACTAG
- a CDS encoding DUF2141 domain-containing protein has protein sequence MVIKQRSHRAGLVGKFLLGMALAVLLSFPLSQSVFARENSTLTVEVKGLKNQQGQVCMALFNSSRGFPQDRENAYYTKCTSISDRPLKIEIPDLPWGNYALGLFHDENADSEIDTNFIGAPKEGFGFSNNPQMRTRPANFGEAMFVVGGRNTKIGIEMQYPYGGSSS, from the coding sequence ATGGTAATTAAACAACGAAGCCATCGTGCTGGCTTGGTGGGAAAATTTCTGCTGGGGATGGCGCTAGCAGTATTGCTGTCTTTTCCTCTATCCCAGTCGGTATTTGCCAGGGAAAATAGCACTTTGACGGTGGAAGTTAAGGGATTGAAAAATCAACAGGGGCAAGTTTGCATGGCACTGTTTAACAGCAGCCGTGGCTTTCCCCAAGACCGGGAAAATGCGTACTATACCAAATGTACCTCGATTAGCGATCGCCCTTTAAAAATAGAAATCCCCGATTTGCCCTGGGGAAATTATGCCCTGGGATTATTCCACGATGAAAATGCTGATTCTGAAATCGATACCAATTTTATCGGTGCCCCCAAAGAAGGATTTGGCTTTTCCAACAATCCCCAAATGCGCACGCGACCGGCGAATTTCGGCGAAGCTATGTTTGTGGTTGGTGGCAGGAATACCAAGATAGGCATCGAAATGCAGTATCCCTACGGGGGGTCTAGCAGTTAA
- the sir gene encoding sulfite reductase, ferredoxin dependent, translating to MTNTTTSPDSQTKQSKLEGIKANSNFLREPVATELQEDSDHFSKDGVQILKFHGSYQQDNRDNRQKGQGKDYQFMLRTRSPGGIMPAQLYLTLDRLSSQYANNTLRVTTRQGFQLHGILKKNLKTVISDIVRNLGSTLGACGDLNRNVMAPPAPYKNRPEYQYAWEYANNIADLLSPQTGAYYEIWLDGEKAISSEAAPEVKAARERDGNGTIFHSGEEPIYGTQYMPRKFKCAVTVPGDNAVDIYTQDVGFVTIMDENQQLQGFNVIVGGGMGRTHNKEDTFARMGDPLGYVAKEDVYDLMKAIVATQRDYGERYQRRNARMKYLLYEWGVEKFRQKVEAYFGKSLEPFKPLPEFRYEDYLGWHEQGDGKLFVGVSIENGRIQDTDSLQLKTALRKIVEKFQIPLRLTPNHNVILYEIAPEYRDEIQSILSSHGVQSHEEIDPLVRYSMACPALPTCGLAITESERQLPGFLGRIRTLLNRMGLQDEQFTIRMTGCPNGCSRPYMAELAFVGSMPGAYQVWLGGSFDQTRLAEPICDRMRNEELEQFLEPIFAYFKRERKPGENFGDFCHRVGFDAIQQFRETYELGSEDASTSLSTGASASVDGSNLESVDAGSNGNGRSRSRKTRHRINIRNDIYPQLKAEASRRGQPMSELVYEALKAYLGSEQRQ from the coding sequence ATGACCAACACCACAACATCGCCAGATTCCCAAACCAAACAATCCAAATTAGAAGGCATCAAAGCCAACAGTAACTTTTTGCGCGAACCGGTTGCCACAGAACTACAAGAAGACAGCGACCATTTTTCCAAAGATGGCGTACAAATTCTCAAATTCCACGGTTCTTACCAACAAGACAACCGGGATAATCGCCAAAAAGGGCAAGGCAAAGATTATCAATTTATGCTGCGTACGCGCAGCCCCGGCGGTATCATGCCGGCACAACTATACTTGACCTTAGACCGTTTGTCTAGCCAATACGCCAACAACACGCTGCGGGTCACCACCCGTCAGGGATTTCAGCTACATGGGATTTTAAAAAAGAATCTCAAAACAGTAATTTCCGATATTGTGCGCAATTTGGGGTCTACCCTGGGTGCCTGCGGCGACTTGAACCGCAACGTCATGGCACCGCCAGCGCCCTATAAAAATCGCCCCGAATACCAATATGCCTGGGAATATGCCAACAATATTGCCGATTTGCTCAGTCCGCAAACGGGGGCATACTACGAAATTTGGCTGGATGGCGAAAAAGCCATTTCCTCAGAAGCTGCCCCGGAAGTAAAAGCAGCTAGGGAACGCGACGGCAACGGCACCATTTTCCATAGCGGCGAAGAACCCATTTACGGCACCCAATACATGCCCCGCAAGTTTAAGTGTGCGGTGACGGTGCCTGGGGATAACGCCGTGGATATCTACACCCAGGATGTGGGTTTTGTGACCATTATGGACGAAAACCAGCAGTTGCAAGGGTTTAACGTCATCGTCGGCGGCGGCATGGGTCGCACCCACAACAAGGAAGACACGTTTGCGCGCATGGGCGATCCCCTGGGCTACGTTGCCAAAGAAGATGTTTACGATTTGATGAAAGCGATCGTGGCAACCCAGCGAGATTACGGCGAACGCTACCAGCGGCGCAACGCTCGCATGAAATACTTATTGTACGAGTGGGGTGTGGAGAAATTCCGCCAGAAGGTAGAAGCATATTTCGGCAAATCCCTAGAACCGTTCAAGCCGCTACCGGAGTTTCGTTACGAAGACTATCTAGGTTGGCACGAACAGGGGGATGGCAAGCTGTTTGTAGGCGTTTCCATTGAAAATGGGCGCATTCAGGATACGGATTCGCTGCAGTTGAAAACGGCGCTGCGTAAAATTGTGGAGAAATTCCAAATTCCCCTGCGGCTAACTCCCAACCACAACGTGATTCTGTACGAAATTGCGCCAGAATATCGCGACGAAATCCAAAGCATCCTCAGCAGCCACGGGGTGCAAAGCCACGAGGAAATCGATCCGTTGGTGCGGTATTCCATGGCTTGCCCGGCGTTGCCTACTTGCGGTTTGGCGATTACCGAGTCGGAACGGCAGTTGCCAGGATTTTTGGGGCGCATTCGGACTTTGCTGAACCGGATGGGTTTGCAAGACGAGCAGTTTACCATTCGGATGACCGGTTGCCCCAACGGTTGCTCTCGCCCGTATATGGCGGAGTTGGCATTTGTCGGTAGCATGCCGGGTGCCTATCAAGTTTGGCTGGGCGGTTCCTTTGACCAAACCCGCTTGGCGGAACCGATTTGCGATCGCATGCGGAATGAGGAGTTGGAACAGTTCCTCGAACCCATTTTTGCCTATTTCAAGCGGGAGAGGAAACCCGGTGAAAATTTCGGCGATTTCTGCCATCGGGTCGGTTTTGATGCCATTCAGCAGTTTCGCGAAACCTATGAGTTGGGTTCGGAGGATGCTTCGACTTCGCTCAGCACAGGCGCTTCGGCTTCGGTCGATGGAAGTAATTTGGAATCGGTCGATGCAGGCAGCAATGGCAACGGTCGCTCTCGTAGCAGGAAAACCCGCCATCGCATCAACATTCGCAATGACATTTACCCGCAGTTGAAGGCGGAAGCCAGCCGTCGCGGTCAGCCGATGAGTGAGTTGGTTTACGAGGCGCTGAAGGCTTATTTGGGTAGCGAACAACGGCAGTAA
- a CDS encoding WD40 repeat domain-containing protein, with amino-acid sequence MAFLFGVFSGGGLAGIQHVILRFLLQINGDIPWNYERFLGYANERKLVQQIGGRYRFVHDLLREHFAGESPVRLTHTITRHADQVRSIDLSPDGRWLVSGSRDKTAKLWSFATGELQKTLADHIDEVNCVAFAADGTTFATSSSDRTVKVYQLKTTANGKVGRVSLQLTLEGHSDEVWSLAISPDNRTLASGSRDGTVKIWNLANGRLEHTLIGHSQGVWSLAFHPDGHMLASGSRDRTIRLWNSNTGNLQRILPKNPVRRVIRQLPYRFSWFSGRSFSLHFSPDGQTLISSSADEAIEFWEIPTGKWQKTATVHSRCAAPIAINWDKKLLVAVGGNDRVLLYDLPAMNFLGSFYEPLDNLSEKALTPDGNYFVNACNDGTIKVRQLLPALWQATESTNSAKFLWLDRFLNVLITILTLICVIVHIVLYVLRYSLIS; translated from the coding sequence ATGGCATTTTTGTTCGGAGTTTTTAGTGGTGGCGGACTTGCAGGAATACAACACGTTATTCTACGCTTTCTGTTGCAGATAAATGGTGACATTCCCTGGAATTACGAGCGGTTTCTCGGTTATGCCAACGAACGCAAACTCGTCCAACAAATTGGCGGTCGCTATCGGTTCGTTCACGATTTGCTGCGAGAACATTTTGCCGGCGAGTCCCCGGTACGCCTCACCCACACAATTACCAGACATGCAGACCAAGTTCGTTCGATCGATCTCAGTCCGGATGGTCGTTGGCTGGTCAGTGGCAGTCGCGACAAAACGGCGAAGCTGTGGTCCTTTGCTACAGGAGAGTTGCAAAAAACGCTTGCAGACCATATTGATGAGGTCAACTGCGTTGCTTTTGCAGCAGATGGCACAACGTTTGCCACTAGTAGCAGCGATCGCACGGTCAAAGTTTACCAATTAAAAACCACTGCCAACGGTAAAGTAGGGCGAGTTTCTCTACAATTGACCTTGGAAGGACATTCCGACGAAGTGTGGTCGCTTGCTATCAGTCCCGACAACAGAACCCTCGCCAGTGGCAGCCGCGATGGAACGGTCAAAATCTGGAATTTGGCAAATGGGCGATTGGAACACACACTGATAGGACATTCCCAAGGAGTTTGGTCGCTGGCATTTCATCCCGACGGTCACATGCTTGCCAGTGGTAGCCGCGATCGCACGATTCGTTTGTGGAATTCAAATACAGGAAATTTACAACGCATATTGCCGAAAAATCCAGTACGGAGAGTTATTAGGCAACTACCATACCGTTTTTCATGGTTTTCTGGAAGGAGTTTCTCGCTTCACTTTTCGCCCGATGGGCAAACTCTCATCAGCAGCAGTGCTGACGAGGCAATTGAGTTTTGGGAGATTCCTACAGGAAAATGGCAGAAAACTGCTACCGTACATTCTAGATGTGCAGCTCCCATTGCCATTAACTGGGATAAAAAACTGCTTGTTGCTGTAGGAGGCAACGATCGCGTTCTTCTATACGATCTCCCGGCGATGAATTTTCTCGGTAGCTTCTACGAACCTCTTGATAACCTAAGCGAGAAAGCTCTGACACCAGATGGCAACTATTTTGTAAATGCGTGCAACGACGGAACCATCAAAGTTCGGCAACTGTTACCTGCTTTGTGGCAAGCTACCGAGTCTACCAATTCTGCCAAATTCCTCTGGCTCGATCGCTTTTTAAACGTTCTCATCACCATCTTGACGTTAATTTGCGTTATCGTTCACATTGTCCTGTATGTACTACGGTATTCTCTAATTTCATGA